The genomic stretch CCCGACGCGGAAAATCTTAGTCTAGGTCCAGCCCGACCCGGCCATCGAGCTAAAAAAATGGGTCCAAGCCCGACCCATCATAGAGAAAACCCGTCGTGCCTCGGGCCGCTCCACTAAATCGCGTAAAATCACGGCTCAAGCCAAGCCTGGCCCAACCGTTGGACCAAAAAATCAGGTCTAGGCCCGGTCCGGAGGCATGGTCAGATCGGACGTGGCCCGGGAATTTCAGGCCAAAATTAGAGTCACAAGCTTGAAGATACCCTTGTttcttttttggagcaaccggcaggagcactgccttttcattaagcaagagGGAACAACAACGTCCAAACTGTACAAGAGAGGGCATTTTTAGATTAAGGTGGTAAAATGCCCAGAAACCACCATAAAGAACGAGCtaccaaaaaagaaaactaatCCGGATCGGCCGGGATGGCCGGGCCGAAGCCATTTATAGCACGATCCCTTTGGAGGATGTCCTCATTTGCTATGCTTGCGACCTCAAGGTAGGTAAGACGTTGTCCAGTGAAAATGCGCCGGTTTCGTTCCTTCCATGCATTCCAGAGCACATATAAGAACCGGCCGCTGATGCGTTTCTTTTCTTTCGTGGCTTTTCCTTTATCATGTCATTCCACCAGCTCGGATATGGATTGGAAGTCAAGGCGTCGGTCATCGCAGGAGTCGCCATCCCAAGATTTGACAACGTTCCGCATGCCGCCGTGAACGGGCAGTTTCTCGCAAAGGTGGTCAGCTGTCTCGGTGCTCGCTGAGGCACAATGGGCAACGAGGGTCGTGAGGCCATCCTCGGATGGCAAGCATATCGGCGGTAAGGAGCTTTCCATGAAGGGCTAGCCAGCCAAACAACTTGCATTTGGGCTCCGCGTGTGccgaccaaatcttcatggcatcGAAGCAGTGCTTGGGAGCCAAGGAATTGTGCCTCGTAGGCGGAGCTAGCGGTGTAGGTTGAATCGGCATTAAGCGTCCGGTCGATGGTGTCCCGACAACTCGGGGGCAAGGTTGATGGAGTGAACGGCCTCCCAAACGTCGATATATTGCGCCAGCTGTTGAGGCGAGTTGAGGGACGCGACAGAGCGGATCCAGTTGTTTTCACTAAGCTCTTTGGCTACCGTACGATTCTTCCTCGAGGCAATTTTGTAGAGGTCGGGTGCCCATTGGGATAAAGGGCCCCGAGCATACCAGTTGTCATGCCAGAATTTGGCCGTCTCCCCATTTCCAATGGTGACTTTAGTGGCGGCTCTGAAGAGGGACATGTCGGTGTTGTTGCATGGAAGTTTTGAGCCAGCCCAAGCGCGGTCCGGATCAGTCCACTGGAGCCAAGGCCAACGTAAACGCGAGGCACGTCCAGCATCTCTCAATGTCCGGAATGCTGAGACCCCCCAGCTTCTTTGGCCTGCATATCGTTTTCCAATTCACAAGAGCTTTCCCCTGGGCGGCATGTTCGCCCTCTTCACCGGCCCAGACGAAAGTCCTGGCAATCTTGTTTCGAAATTCAAGGGCCCGGATTAGCTACCTGGAAGGGGAAAAAACTGCTCATATGGCACTGTGGCAGCCTTTGACTCGTCCTTGCATACACGTGTCGATCGTCAAATGGAGCGCTCTGCCGCTATATCCACCCTGCAAGTAACCTCTgctgtaccgcaccgccttgtctGTACCCGCCACTCGTCGTCTCTCTGCCGAGGTTCCCTCTTCGGTGCGGGCCAGTAATGTCATGGAGTGTGAGTAGACGAGAAATGCCATGATCGATTAGCTCGAACAGTGTTGGATACCTTCTGCCCGAGCAGCCCAGCCCGGCCTTTCCCCCCGGCCAAAACCCCCGCCGTCCCTTCCGTCTCCTCCACCGCGGCGCAACCGCAACTCAGGCTTCTAGGGGAAGCTCCACCTCGCGAGCAAGATCGCCTGCGCTGGGCcatggcgccggcgccgttcgTATACCTCCGCCCCTCCGACGACGGCACCCGTGCGTCGATTCTTTGCCCCCATTTCCATTGCTCCTGCGTTtggtcccctctttctctctgcctGGATTTGTAATGCTAATCGTGCGTGCCGTGGGTTTGTATGTGTTTGCAGGTCAGGGTGCCCTCTTGATGGCGGCCTTCGACGGCAACCTCGGCCGCCTCAAAGGTAGTTCAAATTCTGCTGTTAATTTCCCCTCTTCGGTTCAGTCGTTTAGTCGGTCCAACAATCCGAGGATGCAAATCCGATTCTCTATTACCTCCGCGCACATAATGTAGTCAAGTAGTTCGAAAAAATGTGTTATCTTTGCACTGCGTACTAGTGAGATTGTCGCGCCTTGCACATGCTTGCTCCTTTTCGATCTTGCGGTCTTATATTTATAGCTTGTTATTTTGGCACATTCGCCTCCTTGATGATGTTCACTTTGGCTGAAAGGTTCTGTAAAGAGTCTTCTCAAAGAGAATGGCGATCCAGGGACCATTTTTTCCCTCAATCGGGATGGCCTGAGCGTGCTGCATCTCGCGGCATCCCAAGGCCATTTGGAGATGTGCAAATACTTGGTGGAGGATCTCGGGGGAGACGTGAATGCTCCTGGAGTTTTAGCTGGAGCTGGAGGTTTTACTTCTTTGTAAAAAAAAGTTTCTAATTTTGGCAGATGCCATGTCCATGTTTGGATGTCCAAGATGCGTGCATCATTTAAGATTGTATTGCAGGTGCGACACCTCTTATGATCTCTGCTCAATCCGGAGATGTTTCTATGGTGAAATATTTCCTTGACCATGGCGCTGATCCAGTGGAAGCAGATGTAAAAGGTCGCACGGTTCTCCACCATGCTGTGGCTGCAGGTTGTTCCCCTGACACATGCGCACGTACTTGCTCTCTATTGTATTTCTTTATTTTGCTAATTTTGCTTTATTGTTAACATGGTGACACAGTCAGTTTGTTCAGTGTTGGGCTTATGTAACCTTCTCTTTTACCACAGGATGCTGCAAGATAACAGAGTTCCTGCTTTCAAAAGGAGTACCGGTAGACATAGACTGTGGCTGTGGGACACCGCTATGTGATGCTGCTATCAATGAGCGGGATAAAACAATGAAGATTTTGTTGGACCACCATGCAAATGTATGTAGCCTTGAGTATTATCTTGTGTCTCTTTAGTCAGATTGAATTTGGATACTATGTTTTGCTTTGCCAACTACTTAGATAATATCTGCACACACATATATGTTAAATCTGGGGCTGTTTTGGCTGCTTGCATTGACACATCCTTGGATATCGCAGCGCTTTATCCATTTTGGGTGTGTATGTCATTAAGCAAGTCCAGATCTCATGGCTAGTTAGATCTGAATTACTAGGATTGAATGGATGATTCACAATTAGGTACTTCACACCACCAATGAGACAAACTCACTCCTTCATTATATGATAGACATACTTTTAAAATTTGGATATCCTTGTTCGTCACACAAGAAACACTCGGGAGTAATATGTCACCTGCATTTCGTAACGGCTTAGTGTGAGTTTCTCATGCTTAGTTGTAGGCTGGATGAACCAAGAAAATGGAGGTACTTCATTTCGTAATAAATGATAAATACAATCCACTCGTAGGAAAGCTCTGCTAATAATATGTGCAAGCCACTAGCTAGAAATCTGTTAGGCTGTACGCATTACTCTGCCTCTTTACTTGTACAATTACTTATGGTATTTCCTATAATTGTGTGTGCATAATTTTTTGGAGGTGCTGCGTTCATAGCAATAGTAAAAGCTATTATGAAGTTTTAAGAGCTCATTAGACTCTTGTAATGTGTTTGCATTACATCGTATTTGCATCTTCATCTAAGTCCTTGCTCCATAGTGAACACTACCTGCTAACGCTAGTGTCCTCTAGAATCTCTACTCTTTTTGAAGTTGTACTTAATATGAACTTTGATCTGTAACTGAAGATATTTATGGTTTAAGTGTTTCATTCGGAATTTATTTATCAGAATGACAAATAAAACTAAATATGTAGATATTGTAACTTTGACTTTTTAATAACTAGAATTGCCATCAATATCTTTTTAAAGAAAGAATTTTATCTCCTGGCCTCTGCATCTAAGCGATGCACATCCATAGAAATGTTGTCAATGTGAACTTGCTAACTCAGAATGAAGCACATCGACAAGTTTTAATCAGCAAGGGTTACAGTTAAAGCATTATATGTATTTATTTCTTCTTAAGATACAACAATCATTACTGTTTTGCTAAGGGGAAGTGCACAAACTCTGTTTCAGCCTAACATCATTGTTAACGATATGGGATATCCCCTGCTGAATGCTCTTCTCTACCGTTCATTGAAGTGCATGAAGCTGCTAATTAAGGTCAGTGTTGTCTTGACTATTATTTCATTAGTGCTTTGATtgtgtgtactccaccatgtattCTACTCTTATATGTTGATATACATCGTGCGTGGAGATTGCATCATGAACATACTATGAATGGTCCTTTTCACAGGCTGGTGCTGATGTAAATGGCAAGGGTTCCAGGATAACTCCGTTAGGTTTCGCTACGGGGTTTGAAGGTTATACCAACTTCATTCAGTTTCTGTTAAAGGCTGGGGCAGATCCTAATATTCCCGATGACGTATGTTTGTTTACTTTCTACATCTTTTGGTGATTCTGGTATCTAGTATTACACTCTTTTTTAATATAGCTTCTGGTTATTATTCTTCAACTACTATGGTTATGTTAAGTAGCTATTTTGGCAATGAGTAGGATGCTTTGAGGCTCAACATGGTAATGAGAAATTTTCACTTGTGCCTATGCAATGGTATAGTTGTTGAGATTCATTCTGACAGTTTATACCAATGGATGTATGTATGTAACAGTTTATACCAATGGACATATATTACTATTTTATTGATGTATAAATATCATGTTATTAATACAACAACCATGTTTTTTTTATTCCAGTATTGCTAGGTATCATTCTTCTAACAAAAGTGTCCGGATACGGTTGATGGCCTTGTGCTAAGCCCAGAAGGAGCTAACATATATTCatatttttcatttttgaaaGAGGTCATATCAGTGCTTAAATTGACAGCTGATTAGATACTGATCTCATTACGCATCATTTCAGGTAGCAAAATTTGTTAAAATGTACTCAGACAATAATCCCTAGAATAAATTTATTTTTCGTAGCTCATTTTGCGTGGTTCTAATGTGTTATTTTTATGGTATTCATGTATTTACTCTATATTGTGTTTTAAGGGAAGCACCTTTATCTATTGTCAATTCCCATGGCCTTAGGCCCATATATATACAAGTACATGTATGAGATAGAGTAGGAAACAGAcatatacaaaaagaaaatacaaataatCCTTTTATAAGACTGCTATATTTCTCACATAAtgaatttgtttatatttgtacTATGACATATGTGTCACGGGAAATTAAAATGACCACATATACAGGTGCT from Lolium rigidum isolate FL_2022 chromosome 4, APGP_CSIRO_Lrig_0.1, whole genome shotgun sequence encodes the following:
- the LOC124708875 gene encoding ankyrin repeat domain-containing protein 50-like produces the protein MAPAPFVYLRPSDDGTRQGALLMAAFDGNLGRLKGSVKSLLKENGDPGTIFSLNRDGLSVLHLAASQGHLEMCKYLVEDLGGDVNAPGVLAGAGGATPLMISAQSGDVSMVKYFLDHGADPVEADVKGRTVLHHAVAAGCCKITEFLLSKGVPVDIDCGCGTPLCDAAINERDKTMKILLDHHANPNIIVNDMGYPLLNALLYRSLKCMKLLIKAGADVNGKGSRITPLGFATGFEGYTNFIQFLLKAGADPNIPDDLGRLPIERAAVRDCKEEVEMLFPLTYPIPNVRNWSIEGVISHAKIQAKKPLDQRDIERRKNIVKSQADTTFKQKDYKTALKLYDMAIDHGETAALYANRSICKLAIGDGEGALSDALRCRMLRPKWAKACYRQGAAHMVLKEYKQARDALLDAQKLDPENAEVERELRKAMELMKTS